The following proteins come from a genomic window of Dermacentor albipictus isolate Rhodes 1998 colony chromosome 8, USDA_Dalb.pri_finalv2, whole genome shotgun sequence:
- the LOC135919095 gene encoding probable endonuclease 4 isoform X3: MICGTLVHCHARCRAKPLFIILWFIIKKRMSPRKTRSSSQQASAAATPKATPSKKLTKKSSAQNGHKKSPQDSTKTNAVPAEEKSSKKAVVTRTRKQQTFVGKSSKPPKEDVNVNQETPASTNKLPSNGFDSDVTVKAEPQEAKSLDKASSTRASPSKKLPTLANTVPCPPVAVKRSPSPVAADGAAGLPKKKKTDGSKSLAKVSKKGTAKNAKFVGAHMSVSGGLELAVSRAVEMGAKSFGLFLRSQRQWTAKPLTQEAANRFRDACREHNFAPHQILPHGSYLLNCGSPDPVVLEKSRATLVDELKRCEMLGLVYYNFHPGSTCGVISRDACMDLIAESINQAHKETTYVISVIENMCKQGNTLGGDFRELRGIIDRVKDKSRIGVCLDTCHAFAAGKVCSHLDRHENIGHGNIGLDGFRRIMNDPRLDHLPMILETPETDYGVEIALLNGLCSS, encoded by the exons ATGATTTGTGGTACCCTGGTGCACTGCCACGCACGTTGCAGGGCCAAGCCGCTCTTTAtcattttgt GGTttattataaaaaaaagaatgtctccACGGAAGACGAGGTCCTCAAgccagcaggcttcagccgctGCGACACCAAAAGCAACCCCCAGCAAAAAGTTGACAAAGAAATCATCTGCTCAGAATGGCCACAAGAAGTCGCCACAAGACAGCACCAAGACAAATGCTGTGCCAGCTGAAGAAAAGTCATCCAAGAAAGCAGTTGTGACAAGGACTCGCAAGCAACAGACATTTGTTGGAAAGAGCTCAAAGCCACCGAAGGAAGATGTAAATGTAAACCAAGAGACACCTGCCAGCACCAACAAGTTGCCAAGCAATGGATTTGACAGTGATGTTACTGTAAAGGCAGAACCTCAAGAGGCAAAGAGTCTAGACAAAGCTTCTAGCACAAGGGCTTCTCCCTCAAAAAAGCTGCCAACCCTTGCAAATACAGTGCCTTGTCCACCTGTTGCAGTGAAGCGTTCACCTTCACCTGTTGCAGCTGATGGTGCTGCAGGTTTGcccaagaagaagaagacagatgGCTCAAAATCACTGGCTAAGGTGTCAAAGAAAGGAACTGCAAAGAATGCAAAGTTTGTTGGAGCCCACATGTCTGTGAGTG GTGGACTAGAACTAGCAGTAAGCAGAGCTGTGGAAATGGGAGCCAAGTCATTCGGCCTTTTCTTGAGATCACAGCGCCAGTGGACTGCCAAACCACTCACTCAGGAGGCAGCTAACCGCTTCCGTGATGCATGTCGTGAGCACAATTTTGCACCCCACCAG ATTCTGCCGCATGGATCATACCTGCTGAACTGTGGCTCCCCAGATCCTGTTGTTCTAGAAAAGAGCCGGGCAACATTGGTTGATGAACTCAAGCGTTGTGAGATGCTTGGTCTTGTTTACTACAACTTTCATCCAG GTTCAACATGTGGTGTTATTAGCCGCGATGCATGCATGGATCTCATTGCGGAGAGCATCAACCAAGCACACAAGGAGACAACATATGTCATATCAG TCATTGAAAACATGTGCAAACAAGGCAATACGCTTGGCGGCGACTTCCGTGAACTGCGTGGAATCATAGACAGAGTGAAGGACAAATCAAGGATCGGCGTCTGCCTGGATACGTGCCATGCCTTTGCAGCAG GAAAAGTCTGCAGCCACTTGGACCGGCATGAAAACATTGGGCATGGAAACATTGGCTTGGATGGATTTCGCCGAATTATGAATGACCCTCGACTTGACCATCTCCCTATGATTCTTGAAACTCCAGAGACTGACTATGGTGTCGAAATTGCACTCCTAAATGGGCTTTGTTCCTCATAA
- the LOC135919095 gene encoding probable endonuclease 4 isoform X2, whose amino-acid sequence MSPRKTRSSSQQASAAATPKATPSKKLTKKSSAQNGHKKSPQDSTKTNAVPAEEKSSKKAVVTRTRKQQTFVGKSSKPPKEDVNVNQETPASTNKLPSNGFDSDVTVKAEPQEAKSLDKASSTRASPSKKLPTLANTVPCPPVAVKRSPSPVAADGAAGLPKKKKTDGSKSLAKVSKKGTAKNAKFVGAHMSVSGGLELAVSRAVEMGAKSFGLFLRSQRQWTAKPLTQEAANRFRDACREHNFAPHQILPHGSYLLNCGSPDPVVLEKSRATLVDELKRCEMLGLVYYNFHPGSTCGVISRDACMDLIAESINQAHKETTYVISVIENMCKQGNTLGGDFRELRGIIDRVKDKSRIGVCLDTCHAFAAGYDLATQEGFEKMMNDFESIIGLSYLKALHLNDSKGKVCSHLDRHENIGHGNIGLDGFRRIMNDPRLDHLPMILETPETDYGVEIALLNGLCSS is encoded by the exons atgtctccACGGAAGACGAGGTCCTCAAgccagcaggcttcagccgctGCGACACCAAAAGCAACCCCCAGCAAAAAGTTGACAAAGAAATCATCTGCTCAGAATGGCCACAAGAAGTCGCCACAAGACAGCACCAAGACAAATGCTGTGCCAGCTGAAGAAAAGTCATCCAAGAAAGCAGTTGTGACAAGGACTCGCAAGCAACAGACATTTGTTGGAAAGAGCTCAAAGCCACCGAAGGAAGATGTAAATGTAAACCAAGAGACACCTGCCAGCACCAACAAGTTGCCAAGCAATGGATTTGACAGTGATGTTACTGTAAAGGCAGAACCTCAAGAGGCAAAGAGTCTAGACAAAGCTTCTAGCACAAGGGCTTCTCCCTCAAAAAAGCTGCCAACCCTTGCAAATACAGTGCCTTGTCCACCTGTTGCAGTGAAGCGTTCACCTTCACCTGTTGCAGCTGATGGTGCTGCAGGTTTGcccaagaagaagaagacagatgGCTCAAAATCACTGGCTAAGGTGTCAAAGAAAGGAACTGCAAAGAATGCAAAGTTTGTTGGAGCCCACATGTCTGTGAGTG GTGGACTAGAACTAGCAGTAAGCAGAGCTGTGGAAATGGGAGCCAAGTCATTCGGCCTTTTCTTGAGATCACAGCGCCAGTGGACTGCCAAACCACTCACTCAGGAGGCAGCTAACCGCTTCCGTGATGCATGTCGTGAGCACAATTTTGCACCCCACCAG ATTCTGCCGCATGGATCATACCTGCTGAACTGTGGCTCCCCAGATCCTGTTGTTCTAGAAAAGAGCCGGGCAACATTGGTTGATGAACTCAAGCGTTGTGAGATGCTTGGTCTTGTTTACTACAACTTTCATCCAG GTTCAACATGTGGTGTTATTAGCCGCGATGCATGCATGGATCTCATTGCGGAGAGCATCAACCAAGCACACAAGGAGACAACATATGTCATATCAG TCATTGAAAACATGTGCAAACAAGGCAATACGCTTGGCGGCGACTTCCGTGAACTGCGTGGAATCATAGACAGAGTGAAGGACAAATCAAGGATCGGCGTCTGCCTGGATACGTGCCATGCCTTTGCAGCAG GCTATGACTTGGCAACGCAAGAAGGATTTGAGAAAATGATGAATGACTTTGAATCTATAATTGGATTGTCGTACCTGAAAGCTCTTCACTTGAATGACTCAAAAG GAAAAGTCTGCAGCCACTTGGACCGGCATGAAAACATTGGGCATGGAAACATTGGCTTGGATGGATTTCGCCGAATTATGAATGACCCTCGACTTGACCATCTCCCTATGATTCTTGAAACTCCAGAGACTGACTATGGTGTCGAAATTGCACTCCTAAATGGGCTTTGTTCCTCATAA
- the LOC135919095 gene encoding probable endonuclease 4 isoform X1: MICGTLVHCHARCRAKPLFIILWFIIKKRMSPRKTRSSSQQASAAATPKATPSKKLTKKSSAQNGHKKSPQDSTKTNAVPAEEKSSKKAVVTRTRKQQTFVGKSSKPPKEDVNVNQETPASTNKLPSNGFDSDVTVKAEPQEAKSLDKASSTRASPSKKLPTLANTVPCPPVAVKRSPSPVAADGAAGLPKKKKTDGSKSLAKVSKKGTAKNAKFVGAHMSVSGGLELAVSRAVEMGAKSFGLFLRSQRQWTAKPLTQEAANRFRDACREHNFAPHQILPHGSYLLNCGSPDPVVLEKSRATLVDELKRCEMLGLVYYNFHPGSTCGVISRDACMDLIAESINQAHKETTYVISVIENMCKQGNTLGGDFRELRGIIDRVKDKSRIGVCLDTCHAFAAGYDLATQEGFEKMMNDFESIIGLSYLKALHLNDSKGKVCSHLDRHENIGHGNIGLDGFRRIMNDPRLDHLPMILETPETDYGVEIALLNGLCSS, from the exons ATGATTTGTGGTACCCTGGTGCACTGCCACGCACGTTGCAGGGCCAAGCCGCTCTTTAtcattttgt GGTttattataaaaaaaagaatgtctccACGGAAGACGAGGTCCTCAAgccagcaggcttcagccgctGCGACACCAAAAGCAACCCCCAGCAAAAAGTTGACAAAGAAATCATCTGCTCAGAATGGCCACAAGAAGTCGCCACAAGACAGCACCAAGACAAATGCTGTGCCAGCTGAAGAAAAGTCATCCAAGAAAGCAGTTGTGACAAGGACTCGCAAGCAACAGACATTTGTTGGAAAGAGCTCAAAGCCACCGAAGGAAGATGTAAATGTAAACCAAGAGACACCTGCCAGCACCAACAAGTTGCCAAGCAATGGATTTGACAGTGATGTTACTGTAAAGGCAGAACCTCAAGAGGCAAAGAGTCTAGACAAAGCTTCTAGCACAAGGGCTTCTCCCTCAAAAAAGCTGCCAACCCTTGCAAATACAGTGCCTTGTCCACCTGTTGCAGTGAAGCGTTCACCTTCACCTGTTGCAGCTGATGGTGCTGCAGGTTTGcccaagaagaagaagacagatgGCTCAAAATCACTGGCTAAGGTGTCAAAGAAAGGAACTGCAAAGAATGCAAAGTTTGTTGGAGCCCACATGTCTGTGAGTG GTGGACTAGAACTAGCAGTAAGCAGAGCTGTGGAAATGGGAGCCAAGTCATTCGGCCTTTTCTTGAGATCACAGCGCCAGTGGACTGCCAAACCACTCACTCAGGAGGCAGCTAACCGCTTCCGTGATGCATGTCGTGAGCACAATTTTGCACCCCACCAG ATTCTGCCGCATGGATCATACCTGCTGAACTGTGGCTCCCCAGATCCTGTTGTTCTAGAAAAGAGCCGGGCAACATTGGTTGATGAACTCAAGCGTTGTGAGATGCTTGGTCTTGTTTACTACAACTTTCATCCAG GTTCAACATGTGGTGTTATTAGCCGCGATGCATGCATGGATCTCATTGCGGAGAGCATCAACCAAGCACACAAGGAGACAACATATGTCATATCAG TCATTGAAAACATGTGCAAACAAGGCAATACGCTTGGCGGCGACTTCCGTGAACTGCGTGGAATCATAGACAGAGTGAAGGACAAATCAAGGATCGGCGTCTGCCTGGATACGTGCCATGCCTTTGCAGCAG GCTATGACTTGGCAACGCAAGAAGGATTTGAGAAAATGATGAATGACTTTGAATCTATAATTGGATTGTCGTACCTGAAAGCTCTTCACTTGAATGACTCAAAAG GAAAAGTCTGCAGCCACTTGGACCGGCATGAAAACATTGGGCATGGAAACATTGGCTTGGATGGATTTCGCCGAATTATGAATGACCCTCGACTTGACCATCTCCCTATGATTCTTGAAACTCCAGAGACTGACTATGGTGTCGAAATTGCACTCCTAAATGGGCTTTGTTCCTCATAA